A genomic window from Pantoea alhagi includes:
- a CDS encoding sensor histidine kinase, translating into MKTWRLFPRSLRQLVLMAFLLVLLPLLVLAWQAWESLSALSQQAADTNRTTLTDIRRSEAMARTALELERSYRQYCVLGDPMLARLYQTQRVRYSQMLDAHAQVLPDLRAWHSLRQALSRLEQLHCLNSNPISAATESLTSFSSANAQMVQATRETAFSRGLQLQREIAERGQFFGWQALLLFMVTLGLVLLFTRMIIGPVKRVERMINRLGEGRPLGNMVGFKGPREIRALGQRIMWLSERLAWLESQRHEFLRHISHELKTPLASMREGTELLADEVAGPLTADQKEVVAILDGSSRHLQRLIEQLLDYNRKLADSPQPLETVNLAEIIHSVVDAHALPARSKLMQTEVDLQVATCRAEPMLLMRVIDNLYSNAVYYGSESGTIWLRSQKHGNRVWIDVANTGTPIPVAEQAMIFEPFFQGSQQRKGAVKGSGLGLSIAKDCLRRMQGDLQLITTDQADICFRIELNLSAGK; encoded by the coding sequence GTGAAAACCTGGCGACTGTTTCCGCGTTCCCTGCGTCAGCTGGTGCTGATGGCGTTTTTACTGGTCTTGCTGCCGTTGCTGGTACTGGCATGGCAAGCCTGGGAAAGCCTTTCGGCGCTCAGCCAGCAGGCTGCCGATACCAATCGCACCACGCTAACCGACATTCGGCGCAGTGAGGCTATGGCGCGCACCGCGCTGGAGCTGGAGCGCAGCTATCGTCAATATTGCGTTCTTGGCGATCCAATGCTGGCACGGCTCTATCAAACCCAGCGCGTACGCTATTCTCAGATGCTGGATGCCCACGCTCAGGTGCTGCCCGACCTGCGCGCCTGGCACAGCCTGCGTCAGGCATTGTCCCGGCTGGAGCAATTGCACTGTCTGAACAGTAACCCGATCAGCGCTGCCACGGAGAGCCTGACAAGCTTTTCCAGCGCGAATGCGCAAATGGTACAGGCCACGCGTGAAACCGCCTTTTCGCGTGGCTTACAGCTGCAACGGGAGATCGCCGAGCGCGGACAGTTCTTTGGCTGGCAGGCGCTGCTGCTGTTTATGGTAACGCTGGGGCTGGTACTGTTGTTTACCCGCATGATTATCGGACCGGTAAAAAGAGTTGAAAGGATGATCAACCGGCTGGGCGAAGGCCGGCCGCTGGGCAATATGGTTGGCTTTAAAGGCCCGCGAGAGATCCGGGCGCTGGGCCAGCGCATCATGTGGCTGAGCGAACGGCTGGCATGGCTGGAATCACAGCGCCATGAGTTTTTACGCCATATCTCCCATGAGCTAAAAACGCCTCTGGCCAGCATGCGCGAAGGCACCGAGCTGTTAGCGGATGAGGTAGCGGGACCGCTGACCGCCGATCAGAAAGAGGTGGTCGCCATTCTGGACGGCAGCAGCCGTCATTTGCAGCGCTTGATCGAACAGCTGCTTGACTACAACCGCAAGCTGGCAGACAGTCCGCAGCCGCTGGAAACGGTAAACCTGGCGGAAATTATTCATAGCGTGGTTGACGCGCACGCGCTTCCGGCGCGCAGTAAACTGATGCAAACCGAGGTAGACCTGCAGGTTGCCACCTGTCGCGCGGAACCGATGCTGCTGATGCGGGTGATCGATAATCTCTATTCTAACGCTGTATATTACGGCAGTGAATCCGGTACCATTTGGCTGCGCAGCCAGAAGCACGGCAACCGGGTATGGATTGATGTAGCTAACACCGGCACGCCGATTCCTGTTGCAGAACAGGCAATGATCTTTGAGCCTTTTTTCCAGGGAAGCCAGCAGCGTAAGGGCGCGGTTAAAGGCAGTGGTTTGGGGTTGAGCATTGCCAAAGATTGCCTGCGGCGTATGCAGGGCGATCTGCAGCTAATCACCACGGATCAGGCTGATATTTGCTTCCGTATTGAACTTAATTTGAGCGCCGGGAAATGA
- a CDS encoding 3-phenylpropionate MFS transporter: protein MTVRSTYWLALGYFTYFFCYGIYLPFWAVWLKGSGLDAEKIGLLLGAGMIARFVGSLLIASRVRDPSQLVLALRLLALLTLLCAAGFWLGQQWLWLLLVMIGFNLFFSPLVPLSDALAATWTRQIALPYGPVRLWGSLAFVISSALTGVLITAWNSQAILALLSVGIVMMLGGMLLRPAIMPVGETRAAQSAGWTEWISLLQENSVWRFLLCVTLMQGAHAAYYGFSAIWWQEAGYSASVVGYLWSLGVVAEIIIFALSNRLFRRWSARDLLLLSGICALVRWSLMATTTQLPWLIVAQILHCGSFTVCHLAAMRFIAARQGGEVIRLQSVYSALAMGGGIAVMTMVCGVLFRHLHGNIFWLMALLVLPALFLRPRVQASGLQQ from the coding sequence ATGACGGTCCGTTCAACATACTGGTTAGCACTCGGTTACTTCACCTACTTTTTTTGTTATGGCATCTATCTGCCTTTTTGGGCCGTATGGTTAAAAGGCAGCGGGCTGGATGCGGAAAAAATCGGTCTGCTGCTGGGGGCCGGAATGATTGCCCGCTTTGTTGGTAGCCTGCTTATCGCCTCACGAGTGCGCGATCCCTCACAGCTGGTGCTGGCGCTGCGTCTGCTGGCGCTGTTAACGCTATTGTGCGCCGCCGGGTTCTGGCTGGGACAGCAGTGGCTGTGGCTGCTGCTGGTAATGATCGGCTTCAATCTGTTTTTCTCGCCGCTGGTGCCGCTCAGCGATGCGCTGGCCGCTACCTGGACGCGCCAAATCGCGCTGCCTTACGGGCCGGTAAGACTGTGGGGATCGCTGGCGTTTGTCATCAGCTCGGCGCTGACCGGCGTACTGATTACCGCCTGGAACAGCCAGGCGATCCTGGCGCTGTTAAGCGTGGGCATTGTGATGATGCTGGGCGGGATGCTACTGCGACCGGCAATAATGCCAGTGGGAGAAACTCGCGCCGCACAGAGCGCCGGGTGGACCGAATGGATATCGTTGCTGCAGGAAAACAGCGTATGGCGTTTTCTGCTCTGCGTGACGCTGATGCAGGGCGCGCACGCCGCCTATTACGGCTTTAGCGCTATCTGGTGGCAGGAGGCGGGCTATTCCGCCAGCGTGGTTGGCTATTTGTGGTCGCTGGGCGTGGTAGCGGAAATTATCATTTTTGCGCTGAGCAATCGTCTGTTCCGCCGCTGGAGCGCGCGCGATCTGCTGCTGCTCTCCGGCATCTGCGCTCTGGTGCGCTGGAGCCTGATGGCCACGACCACCCAGCTGCCGTGGTTGATTGTCGCCCAGATCCTGCACTGCGGCAGTTTTACCGTTTGCCATCTGGCGGCAATGCGTTTTATCGCGGCGCGTCAGGGCGGGGAAGTGATCCGTCTGCAGTCGGTTTATTCGGCGCTGGCGATGGGCGGCGGCATTGCGGTGATGACCATGGTGTGCGGCGTGCTGTTCCGCCACCTGCACGGCAATATCTTTTGGTTAATGGCATTGCTGGTGCTGCCGGCGCTGTTTCTGCGTCCGCGTGTACAGGCCTCAGGACTCCAGCAATAG
- the glyA gene encoding serine hydroxymethyltransferase produces the protein MLKRDMNIADYDAELWQAMEQEKVRQEEHIELIASENYTSPRVMQAQGSQLTNKYAEGYPGKRYYGGCEYVDIVEQLAIDRAKALFGADYANVQPHSGSQANFAVYTALLQPGDTILGMNLAHGGHLTHGSPVNLSGKLYNVVPYGIDETGKINYDELASLAQQHKPKMIIGGFSAYSGVCDWAKMREIADSVGAYLFVDMAHVAGLIAADVYPNPVPHAHIVTTTTHKTLAGPRGGLILAKGGDEDLYKKLNSAVFPGGQGGPLMHVIAGKAVALKEAMEPEFRVYQQQVAKNAKAMVEVFLERGYNVVSGGTYNHLFLLDLVDKNLTGKEADAALGRANITVNKNSVPNDPKSPFVTSGIRIGTPAVTRRGFKEAEVRELAGWIVDVLDNINDEATIERVKQKVLEVCARFPVYA, from the coding sequence ATGTTAAAGCGTGATATGAACATTGCCGATTACGATGCCGAGTTGTGGCAAGCAATGGAGCAAGAAAAGGTTCGTCAGGAAGAGCATATTGAACTGATTGCTTCAGAAAACTACACCAGCCCGCGCGTGATGCAGGCGCAAGGTTCACAGCTGACCAATAAATATGCCGAAGGCTATCCGGGCAAACGCTACTACGGCGGTTGTGAATATGTAGATATCGTTGAGCAACTGGCCATCGATCGCGCCAAGGCGCTGTTCGGCGCAGATTATGCCAACGTCCAGCCGCATTCTGGTTCACAGGCAAACTTTGCAGTCTATACCGCGCTGCTGCAGCCGGGCGATACCATTTTAGGTATGAACCTTGCTCACGGCGGTCACCTGACGCACGGCTCTCCGGTAAACCTCTCTGGCAAACTGTATAACGTTGTACCTTACGGTATCGACGAAACGGGCAAAATCAATTATGACGAGCTGGCTTCGCTGGCACAGCAGCATAAGCCGAAGATGATCATTGGCGGCTTCTCCGCCTACTCTGGCGTATGCGACTGGGCAAAAATGCGTGAAATCGCCGACAGCGTTGGCGCTTACCTGTTTGTTGATATGGCACACGTTGCGGGTCTGATTGCCGCAGACGTTTATCCGAACCCGGTTCCGCATGCGCATATCGTTACCACCACCACCCATAAAACGCTGGCGGGTCCGCGCGGCGGCCTGATTCTGGCGAAGGGCGGCGACGAAGATCTGTATAAAAAGCTTAACTCTGCCGTTTTCCCGGGCGGACAGGGCGGCCCGCTGATGCACGTTATCGCGGGTAAAGCGGTGGCGCTGAAAGAAGCGATGGAGCCGGAGTTCCGGGTTTATCAGCAGCAGGTGGCGAAGAACGCCAAGGCGATGGTCGAAGTCTTCCTGGAACGTGGCTACAACGTGGTTTCCGGCGGCACCTATAACCATCTGTTCCTGCTGGATCTGGTGGATAAAAACCTTACCGGTAAAGAAGCAGATGCCGCGCTGGGCCGTGCGAACATCACCGTGAACAAAAACAGCGTGCCGAACGATCCCAAAAGCCCGTTTGTCACCTCTGGTATCCGTATCGGTACGCCGGCGGTCACCCGTCGCGGCTTTAAAGAAGCTGAAGTTCGCGAGCTGGCTGGCTGGATTGTGGATGTGCTCGATAACATCAACGATGAAGCGACCATCGAGCGCGTGAAGCAGAAAGTGCTGGAAGTTTGCGCTCGCTTCCCGGTGTATGCCTGA
- the glrR gene encoding two-component system response regulator GlrR, protein MPRNSARLLLVDDDPALLKLLGMRLTSEGFLVTTASSGPDALRQLNKEKVDLVISDLRMDEMDGLALFGEIQKLHPGLPVIILTAHGSIPEAVSATRQGVFSFLTKPVDRDALYKAIDEAMSHSAPASNDAWREAIVTRSPLMQRLLEQAHMVAQSDVSVLINGQSGTGKEVLAKAIHAASPRAGKPFIAINCGALPEQLLESELFGHARGAFTGAVSAREGLFQAAEGGTLFLDEIGDMPQTLQVKLLRVLQERKVRPLGSNRDLDINVRILSATHRDLPKAMEKQEFREDLFYRLNVVSLKIPALHERAEDIPLLANHLLRQAAERHKPFVRSFSTDAMKRLMSASWPGNVRQLVNVIEQCVALTSAPVISEALVEQALAGENTVLPTFVEARNQFELNYLRKLLQMTRGNVTNAARLAGRNRTEFYKLLARHELDANDFKEL, encoded by the coding sequence ATGCCACGTAACTCTGCCCGTTTGCTGCTGGTTGATGACGATCCCGCGCTGCTGAAGCTATTGGGGATGCGTCTGACCAGCGAAGGTTTTCTGGTCACGACGGCCAGCAGCGGGCCAGACGCGCTGCGTCAGCTGAATAAAGAGAAGGTCGATCTGGTGATCAGCGACCTGCGTATGGATGAAATGGATGGCCTGGCGCTGTTTGGCGAAATTCAGAAGCTCCATCCTGGCCTGCCGGTAATTATCCTGACGGCGCACGGCTCGATACCTGAAGCGGTTTCAGCCACGCGCCAGGGCGTTTTTAGCTTTCTTACCAAGCCTGTGGATCGGGATGCGCTCTATAAGGCGATTGATGAAGCAATGTCCCATAGCGCGCCAGCCAGCAATGATGCCTGGCGCGAAGCGATTGTTACCCGCAGCCCGCTGATGCAGCGCCTGCTGGAACAGGCGCATATGGTGGCGCAATCTGACGTCAGCGTACTGATTAACGGGCAAAGCGGTACCGGCAAAGAGGTGCTGGCGAAGGCGATTCATGCCGCCAGCCCGCGAGCCGGTAAGCCTTTTATTGCCATTAACTGCGGCGCTTTGCCGGAACAGTTGCTGGAATCGGAGCTGTTTGGTCATGCCCGGGGTGCCTTTACCGGAGCGGTAAGCGCGCGTGAAGGACTTTTCCAGGCGGCTGAAGGCGGCACGCTATTTTTAGATGAAATCGGCGATATGCCGCAAACGTTGCAGGTTAAACTGCTGCGCGTGCTGCAGGAACGGAAAGTACGACCTTTGGGCAGCAACCGCGACCTGGACATTAACGTGCGCATCCTTTCCGCCACCCATCGTGATTTGCCGAAAGCGATGGAGAAGCAGGAGTTTCGCGAGGATCTGTTTTATCGCCTGAATGTGGTAAGCCTGAAAATTCCGGCGTTGCATGAGCGTGCCGAGGATATTCCGCTACTGGCGAATCATCTGTTGCGCCAGGCGGCAGAACGGCATAAACCCTTTGTCCGCAGCTTCTCAACCGATGCCATGAAGCGTCTGATGAGCGCCAGCTGGCCCGGCAACGTGCGTCAGCTGGTTAACGTTATTGAGCAGTGCGTGGCGTTGACCTCCGCGCCGGTAATTAGCGAGGCGCTGGTGGAGCAGGCGCTGGCGGGCGAAAACACGGTGCTGCCGACCTTTGTCGAGGCGCGTAATCAGTTTGAACTGAACTATCTGCGTAAGCTGCTGCAGATGACCAGGGGCAACGTTACCAACGCGGCGAGGCTGGCAGGACGCAATCGCACTGAATTTTATAAGCTGCTGGCACGTCACGAGCTGGACGCTAACGACTTCAAAGAGTTGTAG
- the glnB gene encoding nitrogen regulatory protein P-II, with protein sequence MKKIDAIIKPFKLDDVREALAEVGITGMTVTEVKGFGRQKGHTELYRGAEYMVDFLPKVKIEIVVADDIVDTCVDTIMQTAQTGKIGDGKIFVYDVARVVRIRTGEEDEEAI encoded by the coding sequence ATGAAAAAGATTGATGCAATTATCAAACCGTTCAAGCTCGACGATGTTCGCGAGGCGCTGGCTGAAGTGGGCATTACCGGGATGACCGTGACTGAAGTAAAAGGCTTTGGTCGCCAGAAAGGGCATACGGAGCTTTACCGCGGCGCGGAGTATATGGTCGACTTTCTGCCGAAGGTAAAAATTGAAATCGTAGTGGCTGACGACATTGTTGATACCTGCGTCGATACCATTATGCAGACGGCGCAAACGGGCAAAATCGGTGACGGCAAAATCTTTGTCTACGATGTGGCGCGCGTGGTGCGTATTCGTACCGGTGAAGAAGATGAAGAGGCGATCTGA
- the csiE gene encoding stationary phase inducible protein CsiE, with translation MSSATTTAPLFSSSQRRCHLLLMLYLPEPLLTLDSLCQLNCVDPSLARQDIAEVDEEIQRYHRLAILQQQDGTFLLQGDELDRRLCLLHWLRRALRVSPVFIEGHFTPALRQHLQARQIEKLLYNERNLQALIEHCAGRLQRNFSPRDRLFLQLFMQYSLCHTRQANFSARQQLWLENKAERLAAQEVIQHWQRRCRFAPDASEIDFYTLLFSMIHAPSPGRLSHQGELELMEQTQRLMARFQSLSGMRFSNEQGLCSQLYTHLAQALDRCHFLIGIDNSLSEEVIRLYPRLLRTTQSAVETFENHYGIRFSAEEMGLIAVIFGSWLMQENALQEKQVLLLTGDEAALEKELEQQLRELTLLPLNIKYLSTCDFQRYGAPKGVTLVVSPYAAPLPLYSPPFIHAELPLTAHQQQRIRLLLES, from the coding sequence ATGAGTTCTGCTACAACTACAGCACCACTCTTCTCCAGTTCCCAGCGTCGTTGTCATCTCCTGCTGATGCTTTATTTGCCCGAGCCCTTGCTGACCCTGGATAGCCTGTGCCAACTCAATTGCGTAGACCCCTCGCTTGCCCGGCAAGATATAGCGGAGGTTGATGAAGAGATCCAGCGTTATCACCGCCTCGCCATCTTACAGCAGCAGGACGGCACATTTTTGCTGCAGGGCGACGAGCTGGACAGACGCCTCTGCCTGCTGCACTGGCTGCGTCGGGCGCTGCGCGTTTCTCCGGTGTTTATCGAAGGTCATTTTACTCCCGCACTGCGTCAGCATCTGCAGGCGCGTCAGATTGAAAAACTTTTGTATAACGAGCGCAACCTGCAGGCCCTGATTGAACACTGTGCAGGTCGCCTGCAGCGTAACTTTAGCCCACGCGATCGGCTGTTTCTTCAGCTGTTTATGCAATATTCGCTGTGCCATACGCGTCAGGCTAATTTTTCAGCCCGTCAACAGCTTTGGCTGGAAAATAAAGCCGAGCGGCTGGCGGCTCAGGAGGTGATTCAGCACTGGCAGCGGCGCTGTCGCTTTGCGCCTGACGCCAGCGAAATCGACTTCTATACATTGCTGTTCAGTATGATCCACGCGCCCTCTCCCGGGCGGTTATCGCATCAGGGCGAACTGGAACTCATGGAGCAAACCCAACGACTGATGGCGCGCTTTCAGTCTCTTTCCGGTATGCGCTTCAGCAATGAACAGGGGCTGTGCAGCCAGCTCTACACGCATCTGGCACAGGCGCTGGACCGCTGCCATTTTTTGATCGGTATTGATAACAGCCTCTCTGAGGAGGTTATTCGCCTCTATCCACGCCTGCTGCGTACCACACAAAGCGCTGTTGAAACCTTTGAAAATCATTATGGCATCCGCTTTTCCGCAGAAGAGATGGGGCTGATCGCCGTTATTTTCGGTTCCTGGCTGATGCAGGAGAACGCTTTGCAGGAGAAGCAGGTGCTGCTGTTAACGGGTGATGAGGCTGCGCTGGAAAAGGAGTTAGAGCAACAGCTGCGGGAACTGACGCTGTTGCCGTTGAATATTAAATATTTATCAACGTGCGACTTTCAGCGTTACGGAGCGCCGAAAGGCGTGACACTGGTGGTCTCGCCTTATGCCGCCCCGCTACCGCTCTATTCGCCGCCCTTCATTCATGCTGAGCTGCCGTTAACCGCTCACCAGCAGCAGCGGATCCGTCTATTGCTGGAGTCCTGA
- a CDS encoding aspartate/glutamate racemase family protein gives MKTIGLLGGMSWESTALYYKIINEGINAQLGGLHSARLVMYSVDFYEIEQLQAAGNWQEAGEKLAAAARALQAAGADFIVLCTNTMHKVAPAIASACDLPLLHIADATAEAIKTAGMGKIGLLGTRFTMEQAFYKQRLQNDYGIEVVIPDEAGRETVHQVIYQELCLGHINAASREKYRAVMEELVAQGAEAIIMGCTEITLLIDQQDATVPLFDTTQIHAEAAVALALA, from the coding sequence ATGAAAACGATCGGTTTGTTGGGCGGGATGAGCTGGGAGTCAACGGCGCTCTATTACAAAATTATCAACGAAGGCATCAACGCGCAGCTTGGCGGTTTGCATTCTGCCAGGCTGGTGATGTATAGCGTTGATTTTTATGAAATAGAGCAGCTGCAGGCGGCCGGTAACTGGCAGGAAGCAGGAGAAAAGCTTGCGGCGGCAGCCCGCGCTTTGCAGGCGGCGGGCGCTGATTTTATCGTGCTCTGTACCAATACCATGCATAAAGTGGCACCTGCGATCGCCTCGGCGTGCGATCTTCCGCTGCTGCATATTGCCGACGCCACGGCGGAAGCGATTAAAACGGCCGGGATGGGCAAAATCGGCCTGTTAGGCACCCGCTTTACGATGGAACAGGCATTTTATAAACAGCGGCTGCAGAATGACTATGGCATTGAAGTAGTGATCCCGGATGAAGCCGGACGCGAAACCGTGCATCAGGTTATTTATCAGGAGCTGTGCCTGGGCCATATTAATGCCGCTTCCCGAGAGAAATATCGCGCGGTGATGGAAGAGCTGGTCGCGCAGGGAGCGGAAGCCATTATTATGGGCTGTACGGAAATTACGCTGCTTATCGATCAACAGGATGCGACGGTTCCGCTGTTCGACACCACGCAAATTCATGCTGAAGCGGCCGTCGCGCTGGCATTAGCCTGA
- the qseG gene encoding two-component system QseEF-associated lipoprotein QseG — MTIFTFSAAQSFGRPLLLMSALLVAACQQPTHSVLPNQAATPPEPKINIVDYLAVDCARVWHIDDSSSIKNPLYWIRAIDCAARLSPVQARAEAHGWPATNWQNSFKQGILLDNGNVTPVERRQYVEQLDSFSVAYPASVRPLLQLWRNNQASQLDLSESRTRYHHLQQSSDSQLDALRQKQRSLNRELMETRRKLETLTDIERQLSSRKSPDVSDNNHSDESVTSAPSGENSHEKEAQ, encoded by the coding sequence ATGACCATATTTACATTCTCTGCCGCACAAAGTTTTGGCCGTCCTCTGCTGTTGATGTCGGCCTTACTGGTTGCTGCCTGTCAGCAGCCCACTCACAGCGTTTTACCTAATCAGGCTGCGACGCCGCCTGAACCGAAAATCAATATCGTTGATTATCTGGCGGTCGATTGCGCTCGCGTCTGGCACATTGATGACAGCAGCAGTATTAAAAATCCGCTCTACTGGATACGCGCCATTGATTGCGCAGCCAGGCTGTCGCCGGTACAGGCGCGGGCGGAGGCGCACGGCTGGCCTGCCACTAACTGGCAAAACAGCTTTAAACAGGGGATCCTGCTGGATAACGGCAACGTTACGCCGGTTGAACGGCGTCAGTACGTAGAGCAGCTGGACAGTTTCAGCGTGGCTTATCCCGCCTCGGTACGCCCGCTACTGCAGCTGTGGCGTAATAATCAGGCGTCCCAGCTGGATTTATCAGAAAGCCGGACGCGCTACCATCATCTGCAGCAGAGCAGCGACAGTCAGCTTGATGCGCTGCGACAAAAGCAGCGCAGCCTGAATCGGGAGTTGATGGAGACGCGTCGCAAGCTGGAGACGCTGACCGATATTGAACGGCAGCTCTCGTCGCGTAAGTCGCCTGATGTCTCAGATAATAATCATTCTGATGAGAGCGTGACATCCGCGCCGTCAGGTGAAAACAGCCATGAAAAAGAGGCGCAATAA
- the hmpA gene encoding NO-inducible flavohemoprotein, producing the protein MLDAQTITTVKSTLPAVAATGPALTAYFYDRMFTHNPELKDVFNMSNQRNGDQRQALFDAICAYGANLENLAALLPAVERIAQKHTSFSVKPEQYQIVGKHLLATIDEMLNPGPEVLDAWAKAYGVLANVFIQREEEIYHEHEEKPGGWRGTRPFRISAIQQQSEVIKSFTLTPVDGEPVADFNPGQYLGVHVQDPDFANHEIRQYSLTHAPNGRDYRIAVKHEALGTVSGWLHAKAKVGDVVNLAAPAGDFFLQVEATTPVALISAGVGLTPMLAMLHALARQPHQAPVSWLHAAENGARHAFADEVAQTGAQLPHFNSYVWYSKPREEDAGRFSAQGKIDLSAVAAELAETGRHYYLCGPVSFMQFVARQLLDAGVPHQHIHYEVFGPHKVV; encoded by the coding sequence ATGCTTGATGCCCAAACCATCACCACCGTTAAATCCACCCTGCCCGCTGTGGCAGCAACGGGTCCCGCGCTAACTGCTTACTTTTATGACCGGATGTTTACCCATAACCCGGAACTGAAAGATGTGTTTAATATGAGCAATCAGCGCAATGGCGATCAACGTCAGGCCCTTTTTGACGCTATCTGTGCTTATGGCGCTAACCTTGAAAATCTGGCGGCTCTGCTGCCTGCCGTAGAGCGTATCGCGCAAAAACACACCAGTTTTTCCGTTAAGCCGGAACAGTATCAGATTGTGGGCAAACACCTGCTGGCCACCATTGATGAAATGCTCAACCCTGGCCCGGAAGTGCTGGACGCCTGGGCCAAAGCCTATGGCGTGCTGGCCAATGTGTTTATCCAGCGCGAAGAAGAGATTTATCATGAGCACGAGGAAAAACCGGGCGGCTGGCGCGGCACACGTCCTTTCCGTATCAGCGCTATTCAGCAGCAGAGCGAAGTCATTAAAAGCTTTACCCTGACGCCGGTAGATGGCGAACCGGTGGCGGATTTTAACCCAGGGCAGTATCTGGGCGTGCATGTGCAGGATCCTGACTTCGCTAACCATGAAATCCGGCAATACTCTCTGACCCATGCGCCAAATGGTCGTGACTATCGCATCGCCGTCAAACATGAAGCGCTGGGTACGGTTTCCGGCTGGCTGCATGCGAAAGCAAAAGTTGGCGACGTGGTTAATCTGGCGGCGCCGGCTGGCGACTTTTTCCTGCAGGTCGAGGCGACAACGCCTGTGGCCCTGATTTCAGCTGGCGTCGGCTTAACGCCGATGCTGGCGATGCTGCATGCCCTTGCCAGGCAGCCTCACCAGGCACCGGTAAGCTGGCTTCATGCGGCAGAGAACGGTGCCCGCCATGCGTTTGCTGATGAAGTCGCGCAAACCGGCGCGCAGCTTCCGCATTTCAACAGCTATGTCTGGTACAGCAAGCCGCGTGAGGAAGATGCCGGACGCTTTAGCGCGCAGGGCAAAATAGATCTGTCTGCCGTTGCCGCCGAGCTGGCTGAAACAGGTCGCCACTACTATCTTTGCGGTCCGGTAAGCTTCATGCAATTTGTTGCACGTCAACTGCTGGATGCCGGCGTTCCCCATCAGCATATCCATTATGAGGTGTTTGGCCCGCACAAAGTGGTTTAA